In Fundulus heteroclitus isolate FHET01 chromosome 8, MU-UCD_Fhet_4.1, whole genome shotgun sequence, a genomic segment contains:
- the LOC105930003 gene encoding polyadenylate-binding protein 3, with protein MDKEDDLETLGEQLYSLIYPKHKENAAKLTGMLLELPVAVLSQMLQDEAMLTAAVEKALRALQLAPKSSEVARGDEDDVSEASDSLGEQLFELVDVYRTGHSQKITGMLLEQQKEAVLQLLSDPKLLEEHVNLALKTLKEQNIEETDLSDASEADETDRLGEKLFSLVEQVDPLHANDITGMLLEMDSASLHQLLADRAKLDVAVKKAQAALGSES; from the exons ATGGACAAAGAAGATGATTTGGAGACACTTGGAGAACAGCTGTACTCTCTGATTTACCCCAAACACAAGGAGAATGCTGCAAAACTCACAG GTATGTTACTTGAGCTTCCAGTGGCTGTTCTTAGCCAGATGCTGCAGGATGAGGCCATGTTGACAGCAGCTGTGGAGAAAGCTCTCAGAGCCCTGCAGCTAGCGCCGAAGTCCAG CGAGGTAGCGCGTGGCGACGAGGACGATGTGTCCGAGGCCTCCGACTCTCTGGGGGAGCAGCTGTTCGAGTTGGTGGATGTTTACCGCACTGGCCACTCGCAGAAGATAACAG GAATGCTTTTGGAGCAGCAAAAAGAGGCCGTTTTGCAGCTCTTGTCGGACCCCAAACTGCTGGAGGAACACGTCAACCTTGCCCTGAAGACATTGAAAGA GCAAAACATAGAGGAGACAGACCTCAGCGACGCGTCAGAAGCTGACGAGACAGACCGGCTAGGAGAGAAGCTCTTCTCATTGGTCGAACAGGTGGATCCACTGCATGCAAATGATATCACAG GTATGCTCCTGGAAATGGACTCTGCTTCTCTCCATCAGCTGCTAGCTGACCGCGCGAAGCTGGACGTTGCAGTTAAAAAAGCACAAGCGGCACTAGGCAGTGAGAGCTAA
- the rpl28 gene encoding 60S ribosomal protein L28: MSAHLQWMVIRNCSSFLIKRNGQTYSTEPNNLKARNSFRFNGLVHKKTVGVQPAADGKGVVVVLKRRAGQHKPASSYVKVTINKNSRATLNSLRHIIRKNNYRKDLRMAALRRASAILKSQKPVVVKKKRTRAVKTA; encoded by the exons ATGTCGGCCCACTTGCAGTGGATGGTCATCAGGAACTGCTCCAGCTTCCTCATCAAGAGGAACGGACAGACCTACAGCACT GAGCCCAACAACCTGAAGGCCAGGAACTCTTTCCGCTTCAACGGCTTGGTGCACAAGAAGACTGTCGGCGTGCAGCCAGCAGCTGATGGCAAGGGTGTCGTGGTGGTGCTGAAGAGACGTGCAG GCCAGCACAAGCCTGCCTCATCTTACGTAAAGGTCACCATCAACAAGAACTCCCGCGCCACCCTCAACAGCCTGAGGCACATCATTCGCAAGAACAATTACAGGAAGGACCTGCGCATG GCTGCCCTGCGTCGTGCCAGCGCTATTCTGAAGAGCCAGAAGCCTGTTGTGGTGAAAAAGAAGCGCACCAGGGCTGTCAAGACAGCATAA